CATATGATCCGGCAGGTCCGATCAGGTTCTTGACTTTCCAACTGTCACTCACAGCCTGATTAAGGGTCGGGTCTCCCGGATGGAACGAGTACATGCTTATAAAAAGAAATACGGCTAAAAAAATCCAGAACATGCCGGATATCTCTTTTGCGAATTTTCCGCTTGGCAGTGTCTCATCCTCCGTTTGATCCCGGAAAAGGGCTGGTTGGCGCAGCGTCCATCTAATTTAAGATGGATAAGATATTCAATTTTCGGGGAGCCTGAGACTCCCCGAAATTATTAACAAATCAAATTACTTTTCACGACCGAGGTATTCGCTGGAACGGGTATCAACCTTGATCTTATCCCCTTCGTTAATGAACAGGGGCACATTGACGCCCAGCCCGGTTTCGAGAGTAGCAGGTTTGGTTGCGTTACTTACGCGGTCGCCCTGTACGCCGGGATCAGTCTGAGTAACAACGAGAATTACGGAAGCAGGCAGATCGATACCGATAACATCTCCGTTATAAAGCAGAGCCTTGTTGGTTTCTCCTTCTTTGAGGAAACCACCGGAGCCGCCAATAACATCAGCAGCAACGTTCATCTGCTCATAAGACTCAAGATCCATGAGTATATAATCAGTGCCGTCCTTGTACAGGAACTGCATTTCTTTAGTAGCCATATCCGGTTTTTTGACCTTTTCACCGG
This portion of the Desulfovibrio sp. JC022 genome encodes:
- the efp gene encoding elongation factor P — translated: MISTKDFRNGLKIEIDGKPYEIVEFQHFKPGKGGAFVRTKLRNMFTGRVTDQTFRSGEKVKKPDMATKEMQFLYKDGTDYILMDLESYEQMNVAADVIGGSGGFLKEGETNKALLYNGDVIGIDLPASVILVVTQTDPGVQGDRVSNATKPATLETGLGVNVPLFINEGDKIKVDTRSSEYLGREK